The following nucleotide sequence is from Malania oleifera isolate guangnan ecotype guangnan chromosome 4, ASM2987363v1, whole genome shotgun sequence.
CCTATGGGAAACATTTCTCCGTGCATATAGCCATTTCGTGCACGACCTCTAAGATTACTCAGCTGGCTTAGTTTTCTGTGCACTCACAAACACTAAAGCTATAGGAGATGTAGTTTTATTTAGTTacccaacaaaatataaatcttagGAAAGATTAGAAGATAAAGTcacttcaaagaaaaaaaattgtatcttAAAATGAAATTGGATCACAGTTTATATAGGCAAAATTAAGTGATAACTTCTAGCATCATAAATACGAAACTGTAAAAGTAGTAGTTAATATTCTAAAAATGTTAACgctaatttattaaatttaacgtatatttaattaaaataaaatggattactattaaattgatatttttttaatttgaaacatcCAACATTAATACGGTAATACCTATAGGGTACACCAAGTGAATGCCCTACCTCCCCAAGTATCTTGATGATTACTAAGTGAGCAACCATGAGGAGTGCCTAGGGGCATGCTCTAAACAATATTCAAGGATTGTCTTGGATTTTCGTGTGAGATTGGGAGCCCTATGGACGATCCATTTGGGAATGGGATCACATGAATGCTTTCGGTCTGGAGGTTGAATGTATGTCTTTCTTAGCCGTCTGCTATACAATTGGGAGATATCATCTGACACCCCAATTCTGCTTAGGGGATGATAAGTTATCCTTAGTACTAGTGGAATGTGAGTTATTTCCCTTACGATTCGAGTTTGGGTTCCTTAATGATGACCTTAATTGGTTCAAGGGCTATTGAGCCATGAGACTTGACCATTAAGTTAGACACTTGAGTGTTTCCTTGAATAAGGATGTGTATGGCTGGATGGGACTTGGTGTAATCTTGCCATTGCACGGGCGTGACTCCTTTACACTTTTGGAGGATGTTGGTAAGGTTGACTCCTTTTGGCCATCGAGAACTCCATCTCTGTGACACTAAACATTATTCAGTAAGAAATCGAGTTAATTGATTGAATCAACAAAGTTCGATTAAATCAATTTGGTGAATATGTCAAATTTAGTCAGTTCGGTTTTGGTTTCTTTAAAACTTCAGTTTTTTGTGATTGGTTCGATGCAAGAGAAGCGGATTACCTGAATTAATCAAcagaaattatatataatattataatatatataatatttagtAATTATTTATGCCTTTGACCCTGTACAGGTGGCCGACTCCGTTCATCACCTTCCCCCCATCCCAAAAAGAAAACTCCAAGCCTAATCGCAGATCACCTTCATCAGCATCACCTTCACTTGCACTGCCTGCTTGCCTGCCTTGCCGTGCCATCTCAGATTCTCTTGATTCACGATCCTCCTGGATCCTTCTATCCTTCATTGCCAATTCGCGGCGTTCGCCATCCTTGCGATCCTCCATTCGCTATCCTCGAGTGACCCATTCCTATGAGTAGTGATCCTCCAGTCCACGAATTGACTGATCCTCCTTCCTCCACCACCCCCATCGCCGATTATCCATCCCAAGATTTGAAGCCTGAAGGTAAGGTTTTCTTGTCTTCTTACTTCTACTCTTGCTACTTTTATTCCCAaagttttcttcttttttatttaattcttCTGCATTGTTAGTTTCTATCAAGTGTGTTCCATTCGCAGAATTGCAAGTTTCTGTTGAGATTCTGAAGCCCCTCTTCTATGTCCTATTCGCAAATTTCTGAATAATTCTGATAGCAAGTCTCCATGTTCTTCACGAACGGCTATTAGCAAGTGTGgacatttattttttgaatataattaTAAGTGGCAGCAGGAATCCAGGAATTTTGCAGCAGATGCAGCATGATAAGTGCAGCATAATTTCAgttaatcgaattaaccgaaatAAAATTTGGTCAGATGAGGATTTTGTTAAGCCCTTGAATTCGGTTTGGTTTGGTTCGGTTGGTGTCTTTGGTTAACTGAAATTTTTCAATGAATTTGGTTATTTCACCAAATTGATTGTACGACTGATTGCACGGTCCTATTCCTTATGGATGTTATCTATATTTCACTTGCATACCAAACATGACACTAGTGAGGAATAAATGAGATATCAGTGGGTATGGACACGAAGACAAGTACATTTGTTTTTTCATGTTAAATTGACTTTGGATTCAAGCTTTTGGAAATGCGCGCATCATTGAAGAGAAGATTCACATTGCAATGAGTGAGATAATTTTACTTTGATTTGTCCTTTTGGATAAGATAATTTACTCTAGAATTTTTTTGTTAGGATATAATATATTCGTGGGCATCAAAAGAGCACTCCATTCcatcattattataattgagCACTCCATTCgatcattattataattattcataTCAACATGGGAATGGGAACAAAAATACTATGCCAGTGTCATTCTACGTTTGTTACCAAACACTGGATTGGAAATTCTCATCCCATTCGTGCATCCCCCCTCCTTTCCTGCTGTTTATTTCTCTGTTCATAATGAGGCATCTGCCTGCTCTTTTTTTCCCCCTGTGGGCACTGGGCAGTTGCATTCTCTTTTCGATATAACATAAGTGTGAAACTATTGattgcatattgttgtacatttGCAATATTATTCAGCGTTGAATATGCCTTGAATTTGGGAATTTAAATTGATTTGAAGGCCTTGCTAATATTAACTTGTGTACTAGTGCTGAACTATACTATGCATTTATGTTCTGGCGTTGAGTATTTTGGTGTTTTTAAACCTAAATGAGTGTTAATGTATTTAGGgaattttgtacacaaatttaatAAATGTGTGTCTTGCCTTCATGATGTGTGCGCCTTCACCTCGTGTCGAGGCTTTAGGTATTATTCTTTGCACCTCAGTGCGCCTTGCACCTTTAACAACAATGATCGGAAACAAAATTATCAATTGGCAGCCTCATAGAACTGTGAAGCATTATGAAGCAGGGTTTATAATTTACATTGCTACCCAACTTTTGTTTCTGCTCTTTGTTCTTCATTTGTTTTCTAGTTCCTGCCCTATATTTCATTATAATTCTGCACCTATTTAACATCTTTGAGAAAATTCCAAACACCAAATTTCTAGACATACAGTAACTGGATTAATATTCATTTGTTGTTTTTGGCTTGTATGTAACAGACTTCAAAGATTTGGGGACAAATTTGCAAGATGGACATAATTTCTCAATTACAGGAACAAATAAATACAATTGCAGCTCTTGCCTTCAACACCTTTGGTACACTGCAAAGGGATGCTCCTCCTGTCCGACTTTCACCAAATTATCCAGAACCACCTCCTAATCCTACAGGTGATTCAGTGAATACTGCAGAGCAAACGAAGACCATGAGTGCTGCTCTGGTCAAGGCTGCTAAGCAGGTGTGGAAAACTTTGTTACACAGATTAACATGCATACACAGGTCGTGACCATTATTCAAACAAGACTTGTTTGAGAATATTATGTGTTCGGAAAATATCCTTTTTTTCTGAACACAAGCAAACGAAGACCATGAGTGCTGCTCTGGTCAAGGCTGCTAGGCAGGTGTGGAAAACTTTGTCACACAGATTAGCATGCATACACAGGTTGATACCATTATTCAAATAAGACTTGTTTGAGAATATTATGTGTTCGGAAAATATCCCTT
It contains:
- the LOC131153611 gene encoding mediator of RNA polymerase II transcription subunit 21 isoform X2, producing the protein MDIISQLQEQINTIAALAFNTFGTLQRDAPPVRLSPNYPEPPPNPTGDSVNTAEQTKTMSAALVKAAKQFDVLVAALPLSEGGEEAQLKRIAELQAENDAVGQELQKQLEAAEKELKQVQEMFSQVADICLNLKKPD